Proteins encoded within one genomic window of Halodesulfurarchaeum formicicum:
- the speB gene encoding agmatinase encodes MFPGANAAREDADFVIVGAPLDVSTSFQPGTRFGPDRIRRFARSFEDYDHHTDSRFTDLAVHDHGDIGAWDDARDYLDYLSGVLADVHREDAVPILLGGEHTVTVAGVEAVEPDVFVTVDAHLDLRESYAGNEWSHATVTRHALDVADRAVILGARAGSEAEWERATAGDVTVVPPPAVGDWEPDFGEESVYLSVDIDAADPAFAPGTGTKEPFGLDSRTMRTVLTRVAPAMDGFDVVEVNDQDDGQAATLAAKLLRRAVFDHADR; translated from the coding sequence ATGTTTCCGGGGGCGAACGCGGCTCGTGAGGACGCCGACTTCGTGATCGTTGGCGCGCCGCTGGACGTCTCGACTAGCTTCCAGCCGGGGACCCGTTTCGGCCCCGACCGGATCCGCCGCTTCGCCCGGAGCTTCGAGGACTACGATCACCACACCGACAGTCGATTTACTGACCTCGCGGTCCACGACCACGGCGATATCGGGGCCTGGGATGACGCCCGTGACTACCTGGATTACCTCTCGGGGGTGCTCGCCGACGTTCACCGCGAGGACGCCGTTCCGATCCTTCTCGGCGGCGAGCACACCGTGACCGTCGCCGGCGTCGAGGCCGTCGAACCGGACGTGTTCGTCACAGTGGATGCGCATCTCGATCTTCGGGAGTCCTATGCGGGCAACGAGTGGAGCCACGCTACGGTTACCCGGCACGCACTCGACGTGGCTGATCGGGCGGTCATCCTGGGTGCCAGAGCCGGGAGCGAGGCCGAATGGGAGCGGGCCACGGCTGGGGACGTCACCGTCGTCCCGCCGCCGGCGGTCGGGGACTGGGAGCCCGACTTCGGCGAGGAATCGGTCTATCTCAGCGTGGACATCGACGCTGCCGATCCGGCGTTTGCCCCCGGCACGGGCACGAAAGAGCCCTTCGGCCTCGACTCGCGGACGATGCGAACGGTCCTGACGCGGGTCGCGCCCGCGATGGACGGCTTCGACGTGGTCGAGGTCAACGACCAGGACGACGGGCAGGCGGCCACGCTCGCGGCCAAACTCCTGCGGCGGGCGGTCTTCGATCACGCCGATCGCTAA
- the uppS gene encoding polyprenyl diphosphate synthase has translation MRDWIARGVRAVYERVLRREISGVPTHVAIIQDGNRRYAREQGAEAKRGHEAGAETTEQVLEWCADLGIEELTIYAFSTENFDRPAAEREHLFDLLTEKLYEFADSDRIHEEGVRIRALGQTHRVPERVQDAIAYARQQTAAYDNLTLNVAIAYGGRAALLDVAQDVADGVATGDLEPEDVDVEAIESRLYDGELRDVDLIVRTGGDERTSNFLPWHANGNEAAAFFCTPYWPEFSKVDFLRAIRTYEAREASWRQTRTQRALALVRALGEGRGRRVLDRLGESLPDGTEPIEEAESSAD, from the coding sequence ATGAGAGACTGGATCGCTCGCGGCGTCCGGGCCGTCTACGAGCGGGTCCTCCGGCGGGAGATCTCCGGGGTCCCCACTCACGTCGCGATCATCCAGGACGGAAACCGACGCTACGCCCGCGAACAGGGAGCCGAGGCAAAGCGGGGCCACGAGGCCGGGGCCGAGACCACCGAACAGGTACTCGAGTGGTGTGCGGACCTGGGCATCGAGGAGTTGACGATCTATGCCTTCTCCACGGAGAACTTCGATCGACCCGCCGCCGAGCGAGAACACCTCTTCGACCTGTTGACCGAGAAGCTCTACGAGTTCGCGGACAGCGACCGAATCCACGAGGAGGGCGTCCGGATTCGAGCCCTCGGTCAGACCCACCGGGTTCCCGAACGGGTGCAGGACGCGATCGCCTACGCGAGACAGCAGACCGCGGCGTACGACAACCTGACGCTCAACGTCGCCATCGCGTACGGGGGGCGGGCGGCCCTGCTCGACGTCGCCCAGGACGTCGCCGACGGCGTCGCCACAGGCGATCTCGAACCGGAGGACGTGGACGTCGAGGCCATCGAATCCCGGCTCTACGACGGTGAACTGCGGGACGTCGATCTGATCGTCCGCACCGGCGGGGACGAACGCACGAGCAACTTCCTGCCCTGGCACGCGAACGGCAACGAGGCCGCGGCCTTCTTCTGTACACCCTACTGGCCGGAGTTCTCGAAGGTCGATTTCCTCCGGGCGATCCGGACCTACGAGGCCCGGGAAGCCTCCTGGCGGCAGACCCGGACCCAGCGGGCTCTCGCCCTGGTCCGGGCGCTGGGCGAGGGGCGGGGTCGCCGGGTGCTCGACCGTCTCGGTGAATCGCTCCCGGACGGAACGGAGCCGATCGAGGAGGCCGAGTCGAGCGCCGACTGA
- a CDS encoding HAD family hydrolase: MQPEAYDFWLLDLDGTIVDTEWAYTREVFDAVGEQLGYAFSDREARALWHGLLGSRDAYLEELGFEPVEFWETFHAVEDPQERAEATYLHEDAAFVADLDVPVGVVTHSQPFLADPVMANLDIADWFDTVVTCSSELGWKPDPTPLQVAMDDLGVDPQSARGVMAGDADTDVGAAWNAGLDAIHVERHGACERGKCVLGDYRVADFSELFSRSASD, from the coding sequence ATGCAGCCCGAGGCCTACGACTTCTGGTTACTCGATCTCGACGGCACGATCGTCGACACCGAGTGGGCCTACACTCGCGAGGTCTTTGATGCCGTCGGCGAGCAACTGGGCTATGCGTTCTCCGACCGGGAGGCCCGGGCGCTCTGGCACGGTTTGCTCGGGTCGCGTGATGCCTACCTCGAAGAATTGGGGTTCGAACCGGTCGAGTTCTGGGAGACGTTTCACGCCGTCGAGGACCCCCAGGAGCGGGCCGAAGCGACCTATCTCCACGAGGACGCCGCGTTCGTCGCCGACCTCGACGTGCCGGTCGGCGTGGTGACCCACTCCCAGCCGTTCCTCGCTGACCCGGTCATGGCGAACCTGGACATCGCCGACTGGTTCGACACTGTGGTCACCTGTTCGTCCGAACTGGGCTGGAAGCCCGACCCCACCCCGCTCCAGGTCGCGATGGACGACCTGGGGGTCGATCCCCAGTCGGCCCGGGGCGTGATGGCCGGCGACGCGGATACCGACGTCGGCGCGGCCTGGAACGCGGGCCTCGACGCGATTCACGTCGAACGCCATGGGGCCTGTGAACGCGGGAAGTGTGTCCTCGGTGACTACCGCGTTGCTGACTTCTCGGAGTTGTTCTCCCGGTCCGCCTCGGACTGA
- a CDS encoding Nif3-like dinuclear metal center hexameric protein produces MEASVLYDRLDEELAVEDYADVDASANGLQVGSGAGAVDRVAVAVDGVQATFEAAADWDADAMVVHHGLSWGGIDRITGRTYDRVAALVENDIDLYAVHLPLDGHPQYGNAAGLADRLNLGNRAPFGRLGPVTVGQQGWLQQPASPAALHETLEDLLDHGGQGVRLLDFGPEEIESVAILTGSGTDWLDEAVAADVDAYVTGEPEGKLYHMAREAGVNVFLGGHYGTETFGVRALADLIAEWGPETAFLDEPTGL; encoded by the coding sequence ATGGAAGCGTCAGTGCTCTACGACCGTCTGGACGAGGAACTTGCCGTCGAGGACTACGCCGACGTGGACGCCAGCGCCAACGGACTGCAGGTCGGGTCAGGCGCGGGAGCGGTCGACCGCGTGGCCGTGGCCGTCGACGGCGTGCAGGCAACCTTCGAGGCCGCGGCCGACTGGGACGCCGACGCGATGGTCGTCCACCACGGGCTCTCCTGGGGCGGCATCGACCGGATCACGGGTCGCACCTACGATCGTGTCGCCGCGCTCGTCGAGAACGACATCGACCTCTACGCGGTTCACCTGCCCCTCGACGGCCATCCCCAGTACGGCAACGCCGCCGGCCTGGCCGACCGGCTGAACCTGGGGAATCGCGCGCCCTTCGGCCGCCTGGGGCCAGTCACCGTCGGCCAGCAGGGCTGGCTCCAGCAGCCCGCGTCCCCGGCGGCGCTGCACGAGACCCTCGAAGACCTGCTGGATCACGGCGGCCAGGGGGTCCGCCTGCTTGATTTCGGTCCCGAGGAGATCGAGTCGGTCGCGATCCTCACCGGGAGCGGGACTGACTGGCTCGACGAAGCCGTCGCGGCCGACGTCGACGCCTACGTCACCGGCGAACCGGAGGGCAAACTCTACCACATGGCCAGGGAGGCCGGCGTGAACGTCTTCCTCGGCGGGCACTACGGGACCGAGACCTTCGGGGTCCGCGCCCTCGCGGACCTGATTGCCGAGTGGGGCCCGGAGACGGCCTTCCTCGACGAACCGACCGGGCTCTAA
- a CDS encoding DUF6517 family protein produces the protein MDRRTLLAVALIGLVALSGCALLTGETLEFSAGPATVTEDAQSAAQYDLVGVDTQSINRTVSVAGQERTVEATNHIATYERDLVVTTSEATGTVVVVSTPQMAVVDRPLNPVGSMSPRQLLEAVATNRADLSDVTVRDNRTATILGENATVTAFDATTEFGGQSVDVTVHLVRVAHDGDFVIGVAVHPSVMTAEQAGVDQMFEGIEHTGT, from the coding sequence ATGGACAGACGTACACTCCTCGCCGTGGCACTAATCGGACTCGTCGCACTCAGCGGCTGTGCGTTGCTCACGGGCGAGACCCTCGAATTCTCGGCCGGCCCCGCGACAGTCACGGAGGACGCCCAGAGCGCCGCCCAGTACGACCTGGTGGGCGTGGACACCCAGTCGATCAACCGGACTGTCTCGGTCGCCGGCCAGGAGCGAACCGTCGAGGCGACGAACCACATCGCCACCTACGAGCGGGACCTGGTGGTGACGACCAGTGAGGCCACCGGGACCGTGGTCGTGGTTTCGACCCCACAGATGGCCGTAGTGGATCGGCCGCTCAACCCGGTCGGATCGATGAGCCCGCGACAGCTCCTCGAAGCGGTCGCCACGAACCGGGCCGACCTCTCGGATGTCACCGTCCGTGACAATCGCACGGCGACGATCCTCGGGGAGAACGCTACGGTCACGGCCTTCGACGCGACGACCGAGTTCGGCGGGCAGTCCGTCGACGTCACCGTCCACCTGGTTCGCGTGGCGCACGACGGTGACTTCGTGATCGGCGTCGCCGTCCATCCCTCGGTCATGACGGCCGAACAGGCCGGCGTCGATCAGATGTTCGAAGGTATCGAGCACACGGGCACATAG
- a CDS encoding DUF5778 family protein has protein sequence MSEQGDVELYQQAVSLLQPGEAELVGIVVHTDFDRTEEPAMNELMLEIGERIAAAIQDDEMYVYSGEDDHRFGAGQFHGRRLGDDEFIWECQQLFRADSFDLVFYWERAGAHDAVVDSVTEVTDRVVPITEDGFVSR, from the coding sequence ATGTCCGAGCAAGGCGACGTCGAACTCTACCAGCAGGCCGTCTCGCTTTTGCAACCGGGGGAGGCCGAACTCGTGGGCATCGTCGTCCACACGGACTTCGACCGGACCGAAGAACCGGCGATGAACGAGTTGATGCTGGAGATCGGCGAGCGGATCGCCGCGGCGATCCAGGACGACGAGATGTACGTCTACAGCGGCGAGGACGACCACCGCTTCGGGGCTGGACAGTTCCACGGTCGCCGCCTGGGGGACGACGAGTTCATCTGGGAGTGCCAGCAGCTCTTCCGTGCGGATTCCTTCGATCTGGTCTTCTACTGGGAGCGGGCCGGGGCCCACGACGCCGTCGTCGACTCTGTCACCGAGGTCACGGATCGCGTCGTCCCGATCACTGAGGACGGCTTCGTTTCACGCTGA
- a CDS encoding molybdopterin molybdotransferase MoeA, with translation MTETGPVRLANAISTLAEHLGAVDRTESVPLQSADGRVLAAGVPAERPQPHYRRATRDGYAVRAADTETATAASPTVLDPTEGALGPGEAAWVHTGSAVPEGADAVVMVEWTTETGAGIEVTESVEAGTHVVPVGADLEAGTPLFEAGHRLRPGDLGALKVAGVRTVSVIEPPTVAVIPTGEELVQADPGPGQVVESNGLVSAQLLDRWGMAPRYREVVTDEREALREAIERDLDADLVLTSGGSSVGERDLLPAVVEDLGEVLVTELAVRPGHSAGIGVVDGTPIAMLPGTPMANLALDWVLVRPALTRALGTPLVGPPSVRAPLKSELKSQPGRRTIHGVSLDGGVSEASGHGLPSLSQTDGWVQVAESRSAIPAGESVTVEQWGGCPRPVQSEADRENNSEKSATR, from the coding sequence ATGACCGAGACAGGGCCAGTCCGACTCGCGAATGCCATCTCGACGCTGGCCGAGCACCTGGGGGCCGTCGATCGGACCGAATCGGTCCCGCTCCAGTCGGCCGACGGTCGGGTCCTGGCTGCGGGCGTCCCGGCCGAACGGCCCCAGCCCCACTACCGTCGGGCGACCCGGGACGGGTACGCCGTGAGAGCTGCGGACACGGAAACCGCGACCGCAGCGAGCCCGACCGTGCTCGACCCCACCGAGGGCGCACTCGGGCCTGGCGAGGCCGCCTGGGTGCACACCGGGTCGGCGGTCCCCGAGGGCGCAGACGCCGTCGTCATGGTCGAGTGGACGACCGAGACGGGGGCAGGCATCGAAGTCACGGAATCGGTCGAAGCCGGCACCCACGTCGTCCCGGTCGGGGCAGACCTCGAAGCCGGGACACCGCTCTTCGAAGCGGGCCACCGGCTCCGACCGGGGGACCTGGGGGCACTGAAAGTCGCCGGCGTCCGAACCGTGTCGGTGATCGAACCGCCGACGGTCGCCGTGATTCCGACCGGCGAGGAACTCGTCCAGGCCGACCCGGGCCCCGGCCAGGTCGTCGAATCGAACGGGCTGGTCAGTGCACAACTCCTCGATCGCTGGGGGATGGCACCCCGCTACCGCGAGGTCGTGACCGACGAGCGAGAGGCCCTTCGAGAGGCGATCGAGCGGGACCTGGACGCCGATCTCGTGCTCACCAGCGGTGGATCGTCGGTGGGCGAGCGGGATCTCCTGCCAGCGGTCGTCGAAGACCTGGGCGAGGTCCTGGTCACCGAACTGGCAGTCCGACCCGGACACAGCGCCGGGATCGGGGTCGTGGACGGAACACCGATCGCGATGCTCCCCGGGACGCCGATGGCCAACCTCGCACTCGACTGGGTGCTCGTCCGGCCGGCACTCACGCGGGCGCTCGGGACGCCGCTCGTGGGCCCACCCTCGGTGAGGGCCCCGCTCAAATCCGAACTGAAGAGTCAGCCGGGCCGGCGGACGATTCACGGCGTGTCCCTCGACGGCGGTGTGAGCGAGGCGTCGGGTCACGGGCTCCCGTCGCTCTCACAAACCGACGGCTGGGTGCAGGTCGCGGAATCTCGGTCGGCGATCCCGGCGGGCGAATCGGTCACGGTCGAGCAGTGGGGTGGCTGTCCCCGACCGGTTCAGTCCGAGGCGGACCGGGAGAACAACTCCGAGAAGTCAGCAACGCGGTAG
- a CDS encoding carboxymuconolactone decarboxylase family protein, protein MSHDDDPPEEMPSTPSQFARDHPAVWDAYADLGAATAEAGPLEGEEKRLVKLALAIGAQSEGAVHSHVRRGLDEGLDPAAMRQVAILSIPTLGFPEAMAGLSWINDLA, encoded by the coding sequence ATGTCACACGACGACGATCCGCCCGAAGAGATGCCCTCGACCCCGAGCCAGTTCGCCCGCGACCATCCCGCAGTTTGGGACGCCTACGCAGACCTGGGGGCGGCCACGGCCGAAGCTGGCCCGCTAGAGGGCGAGGAAAAACGGCTCGTGAAACTCGCGCTCGCCATCGGCGCCCAGTCGGAGGGTGCGGTCCACTCCCACGTCAGGCGGGGTCTCGACGAGGGGCTGGATCCCGCTGCGATGCGACAGGTCGCCATCCTCTCGATTCCGACGCTCGGCTTCCCTGAGGCGATGGCGGGCCTGAGTTGGATCAACGACCTGGCCTGA
- a CDS encoding 4a-hydroxytetrahydrobiopterin dehydratase: MSDTLSEDTIHESLPADWEYDGTEILRTVEFDSYLDGVAFAREVAELADEAFHHPRIVIEFRAVTVAFTSHEAGGVTEQDLELAARVNDLD, from the coding sequence ATGAGTGACACACTCTCGGAGGACACGATTCACGAATCCTTGCCGGCAGACTGGGAGTACGACGGCACGGAGATACTCCGAACCGTCGAATTCGATTCGTATCTCGACGGGGTGGCGTTCGCTCGCGAGGTGGCCGAACTCGCCGACGAGGCGTTTCACCATCCGCGCATCGTCATCGAGTTTCGCGCCGTGACGGTGGCGTTCACCAGCCACGAGGCCGGTGGGGTAACCGAGCAGGATCTCGAACTCGCAGCCCGGGTGAACGATCTGGACTGA
- a CDS encoding aminotransferase class I/II-fold pyridoxal phosphate-dependent enzyme, translating into MDVPPFELERFFAEYEHEADIMLAESGIRSLPADRFDLDPGPLGYVIPTNGDPALRAEIGGRYGRNPEEVLLTVGTQEANFVLFQSLLSRGDHAVVVTPTYQALHSLPETIADVTRVDLEPPEWTLDMDEVAGAIRPETELIVINNPNNPTGRYHDPETIHALYDLAVDNDAYLHADEVYRLLDPDPDPPVASLGPHGISTAGLTKAYGLAGLRFGWLVADEAVIDAAWRWKDYTTISPSKIGQHVARQALGEQEADILAENRELATRNREIVRDFLDAQDLDWFDPVGVNGFVEVPPEFESSEAFCREFVEQESVVLAPGAAFGFDGYFRIGFGLPTDELREGLARLESFLGGR; encoded by the coding sequence ATGGACGTGCCACCGTTCGAACTCGAACGCTTCTTCGCCGAGTACGAGCACGAGGCCGACATCATGCTCGCCGAGTCGGGTATTCGAAGCCTCCCCGCGGATCGCTTCGACCTCGACCCCGGGCCCCTGGGATATGTGATCCCGACGAACGGCGACCCGGCGCTTCGAGCCGAGATCGGCGGGCGATACGGGCGCAACCCCGAGGAGGTGTTACTCACGGTCGGCACCCAGGAGGCGAACTTCGTCCTCTTCCAGTCGCTTCTCTCCCGCGGGGACCACGCCGTCGTGGTGACCCCGACCTATCAGGCCTTGCACTCCCTGCCCGAGACCATCGCGGACGTGACCCGGGTCGATCTGGAGCCCCCGGAATGGACACTCGACATGGACGAGGTGGCTGGGGCGATCCGGCCCGAAACCGAGTTGATCGTCATCAACAACCCGAACAACCCGACCGGCCGGTATCACGATCCCGAGACGATCCACGCCCTGTACGACCTCGCAGTCGACAACGACGCCTACCTGCACGCAGACGAGGTGTATCGGCTGCTCGACCCGGATCCGGACCCGCCGGTCGCCTCGCTGGGCCCACACGGTATCAGCACGGCCGGGCTCACGAAGGCCTACGGCCTGGCCGGGCTGCGATTCGGCTGGCTGGTCGCTGACGAGGCCGTGATCGACGCGGCCTGGCGCTGGAAGGATTACACGACGATATCGCCCTCGAAGATCGGTCAGCACGTCGCCAGGCAGGCGCTGGGCGAGCAGGAGGCCGACATTCTCGCGGAAAACCGCGAACTCGCCACTCGGAATCGCGAGATCGTCCGGGACTTCCTCGACGCACAGGACCTCGACTGGTTCGATCCGGTCGGCGTCAACGGGTTCGTCGAGGTGCCGCCAGAGTTCGAGAGCAGCGAGGCGTTCTGCCGCGAATTCGTCGAGCAGGAGTCAGTCGTGCTCGCCCCAGGGGCCGCGTTTGGCTTCGACGGCTATTTCCGGATCGGCTTTGGGCTGCCGACCGACGAACTTCGCGAGGGGCTCGCTCGGCTGGAGTCGTTCCTCGGCGGACGCTAA
- a CDS encoding translation initiation factor IF-5A, translating to MPRQQKEVRDLQEGNYVMMEETPCKITAYSTAKPGKHGSAKARIEGRGVFDERKRSLSQPVDQKVWVPIIDRKQGQVVSVEGDDAQIMDLETYETFTMRVPEDESLSPDDEIEYLEYEGQRKILE from the coding sequence ATGCCCAGACAACAGAAGGAAGTGCGAGACCTTCAGGAGGGTAACTACGTGATGATGGAGGAGACCCCGTGCAAGATCACGGCCTACAGTACGGCCAAGCCGGGCAAACACGGCAGCGCCAAGGCCCGAATCGAGGGTCGCGGGGTCTTCGACGAGCGAAAGCGCTCGCTGTCCCAGCCGGTCGACCAGAAGGTATGGGTCCCAATCATCGACCGCAAACAGGGCCAGGTCGTCTCCGTCGAGGGTGACGACGCCCAGATCATGGACCTGGAGACCTACGAAACGTTCACGATGCGGGTCCCCGAGGACGAGTCCCTGTCCCCCGACGACGAGATCGAGTACCTCGAGTACGAGGGCCAGCGCAAGATCCTCGAGTAA
- a CDS encoding Hsp20/alpha crystallin family protein yields the protein MDMIREALATLPDAVFADLLESPTSYRLILDVPGVDRSGLDLEATEHHLELRATRTKQVPEGFEYHTDARSMTLSATIPMPTDADPEAASATLENGVLTIDVPRHEESGRSIPIEG from the coding sequence ATGGATATGATACGCGAGGCCCTGGCGACCCTTCCGGATGCAGTCTTTGCCGACCTCCTCGAATCGCCGACGTCCTATCGACTGATCCTGGACGTTCCCGGGGTCGACCGTTCGGGCCTGGACCTCGAAGCGACCGAACACCACCTCGAACTTCGTGCCACCCGGACAAAACAGGTCCCCGAGGGCTTCGAGTATCACACCGACGCCCGCTCGATGACCCTCTCGGCGACCATCCCGATGCCGACCGACGCCGACCCGGAGGCGGCAAGCGCCACGCTGGAGAACGGGGTTCTCACGATCGACGTCCCGCGACACGAGGAGTCGGGCCGATCGATCCCCATCGAGGGATAG
- a CDS encoding HVO_2523 family zinc finger protein has product MSTAPTEQPTCPACDRPLYSRHCKYVCPSHGVVFDCSDPFW; this is encoded by the coding sequence GTGTCAACGGCCCCCACGGAGCAACCGACTTGTCCGGCCTGTGACCGCCCCCTGTACAGCCGGCACTGCAAGTACGTCTGCCCGAGCCACGGTGTGGTTTTCGACTGTTCGGACCCGTTCTGGTGA
- a CDS encoding ABC1 kinase family protein, with product MALRSYWRFVLVTWNFMPLLLRWLRDRRRYVLFGPSRSITSEERRDRAQQLLDSLLTLGPTFIKFGQILSTRPDVLPPEYIEVLTQLQDKVPPAPWPEAKAVIEDDIGPIEATFDDFDTDPISGASLGQVYRATVDGEEVAVKVRRPGIEELVEADLTAIKWALPLLLYFVDDARAFSLENFADEFAVTIREEMDYGRERDMLVEIRQYYEDDPKIRMPPVVDTHSSDRVLTMEYIPGTKITDISELDAQGIDRTEIAERLTRTYLEMITEHGVYHADPHPGNLAVQSDGTIVFYDFGMSGRVDQFLQEKIIEFYIAVANREVDEILDVLVEMGTLSPDADRQTMAEVMELAIQDARGEEIETWRVQEILNRVEGTIYEFPFRLPENLALVMRVATVVEGVCVTLDPDFDFIEVASDFLTERGYREESIQKILSETGDDLVAATRSSLKIPPKLDRALNRVERESLVVQAEVRDDEGVIDQLAGRIVLGLLVAAGIPTTALLYVESAFPAVWGAVGLTAVAGLWLIRSFTRRKGIRTAPGVADQYFDERQRHRESQESGDD from the coding sequence GTGGCCCTTCGTTCGTACTGGCGGTTCGTGCTGGTCACCTGGAACTTCATGCCGCTCCTGTTGCGGTGGCTCCGGGACCGCCGCCGCTATGTCCTCTTTGGCCCCTCGCGGTCGATCACGAGCGAGGAGCGACGCGACCGGGCCCAGCAACTGTTGGACTCGCTTTTGACCCTCGGGCCCACGTTCATCAAGTTCGGCCAGATCCTCTCGACCCGGCCGGACGTGTTGCCACCCGAGTACATCGAGGTCCTCACCCAGCTTCAGGACAAGGTGCCACCGGCCCCGTGGCCGGAGGCGAAGGCCGTCATCGAGGACGATATCGGGCCCATCGAGGCGACGTTCGACGACTTCGACACGGACCCGATCAGCGGCGCGAGCCTGGGGCAGGTCTACCGGGCCACCGTCGACGGCGAGGAGGTGGCCGTGAAGGTCAGGCGACCCGGCATCGAGGAACTGGTCGAGGCCGACCTCACGGCGATCAAGTGGGCCCTCCCGCTGTTGCTCTACTTCGTGGACGACGCCCGGGCCTTCTCCCTGGAGAACTTCGCCGACGAGTTCGCGGTCACGATCCGCGAGGAGATGGACTACGGCCGGGAGCGGGACATGCTCGTGGAGATCCGCCAGTACTACGAGGACGATCCGAAGATCCGCATGCCGCCGGTCGTGGACACACACTCCAGTGATCGCGTGCTCACGATGGAGTACATCCCGGGGACGAAGATCACCGACATCTCGGAACTCGACGCCCAGGGCATCGACCGGACCGAAATCGCCGAGCGGCTCACCCGGACCTACCTGGAGATGATCACCGAGCATGGGGTCTATCACGCCGACCCACACCCGGGAAACCTGGCGGTCCAGTCCGATGGCACCATCGTCTTCTATGACTTCGGGATGAGCGGCCGGGTCGATCAGTTCCTCCAGGAGAAGATCATCGAGTTCTACATCGCCGTCGCGAACCGCGAGGTGGACGAAATCCTGGACGTGCTGGTCGAGATGGGGACCCTCTCGCCCGACGCCGACCGACAGACGATGGCCGAGGTGATGGAACTCGCGATCCAGGACGCCCGGGGCGAGGAGATCGAGACCTGGCGGGTTCAGGAGATCCTCAACCGGGTCGAGGGGACGATTTACGAGTTCCCGTTCCGACTCCCGGAGAACCTGGCGCTCGTGATGCGGGTCGCGACCGTCGTCGAGGGGGTCTGTGTGACCCTGGACCCGGATTTCGACTTCATCGAGGTGGCCTCGGACTTCCTCACCGAGCGGGGCTACCGGGAGGAGTCGATCCAGAAGATCCTCTCCGAGACGGGGGACGATCTCGTGGCCGCCACCCGCTCCTCGCTCAAGATCCCGCCGAAACTCGACCGGGCGCTCAATCGCGTCGAGCGGGAGTCCCTGGTCGTCCAGGCCGAGGTGCGGGACGACGAGGGCGTGATCGATCAGCTGGCCGGCCGGATCGTCCTCGGCCTCCTCGTGGCGGCCGGGATTCCGACGACGGCCCTGCTTTACGTGGAATCGGCTTTCCCGGCGGTCTGGGGGGCTGTGGGCCTCACGGCCGTCGCCGGGCTCTGGCTAATCCGGAGTTTCACCCGCCGGAAGGGGATTCGAACCGCCCCCGGCGTGGCCGATCAGTACTTCGACGAGCGCCAGCGCCACCGGGAGAGCCAGGAATCCGGAGACGACTAA